TGCGGTTGAGCGCACCGACCACGGTGACCTCGGCCAGCTCGAGCAGGAAGCCGAGTTCGACGGCCTCGAGCAGGTCGCTGTTGTACCGCTTTCCCTTGTCCTGCACCGTGATCCGCGCGTAGCGCTCCTTGAGCGTGTGGATGTCGGTGAGGGCCTGCTTGAGCGTGTCCTCGGTGCGGAAAACCGAAGCGTTGTTGTCCATCGAGCGCTGCAACTCGGTGCGGATGTCGGCCACCCGCTCGTTGCCGTGCTCGCTCAGCAGCATGGCCAGCCAGTCCTGCACCATCTGTGCAGGCTGTTCCGGCAGCTCCACGAATTCGCTGCGCTGTGCGTACTCCGCGGCGGCGATGCCGGCGCGGCGACCGAATACATTGATGTCGAGCAGCGAGTTGGTGCCGAGGCGGTTGGCGCCGTGCACCGAGACGCACGCGCACTCGCCCGCCGCGTAGAGGCCGGGCACGACGTCGGAGTTGTTGCGCAGCACCTCGCCGCGGATCCGGGTCGGGATGCCGCCCATCACGTAGTGACAGGTCGGGAACACCGGCACCAGTTCCTTCACCGGGTCCACACCGAGGTAGGTGCGGGAGAACTCGGTGATATCGGGCAGCTTCTCCTCGAGCACGTCCTCGCCGAGGTGGGTCACGTCGATGTAGACGTAATCCTTGTTCGGCCCCGCGCCGCGGCCTTCCAGCACCTCGAGCACCATCGAGCGGGCGACGATATCGCGTGGCGCGAGGTCCTTGATGGTGGGGGCGTAGCGCTCCATGAAGCGCTCGCCGTCGGCATTGCGCAGGATGCCGCCCTCGCCGCGGACCGCCTCGGAGATCAGGATGCCGAGCCCGGCGAGACCTGTCGGGTGGAACTGGTGGAACTCCATGTCCTCCAGCGGCAGACCCTTGCGGAACACGATCGCCATGCCGTCGCCGGTCAGCGTGTGCGCATTCGAGGTGGTCTTGTACATCCGGCCCGAGCCGCCGGTGGCGAACACGATCGACTTGGCGTGGAAGACGTGGATGTCGCCGGTGGCCAGCTCGTAGGCAACGACGCCGGTGGCGACCGGGCCGCGTTCGGACTCGGTGAGCACCAGATCCAGCACGTAGAACTCGTTGTAGAACTCCACGTCGTGCTTGACGCAGTTCTGGTAGAGCGTCTGCAGGATCATGTGGCCGGTGCGGTCGGCGGCATAGCACGCGCGGCGGACCGGGGCCTTGCCGTGGTCGCGGGTGTGGCCGCCGAAGCGGCGCTGGTCGATCTTGCCTTCGGGCGTGCGGTTGAACGGCAGGCCCATCTTCTCCAGGTCGAGCACCGCGTCGATGGCTTCCTTGGCCATGATCTCCGCGGCGTCCTGGTCGACCAGGTAGTCACCACCCTTGACAGTGTCGAAGGTGTGCCACTCCCAGTTGTCCTCTTCGACGTTGGCCAGCGCGGCACACATGCCACCCTGGGCGGCGCCGGTGTGGCTGCGGGTCGGGTACAGCTTGGTCAGCACCGCCGTCCGGACACGTGGACCCGCCTCGATCGCGGCACGCATACCCGCGCCGCCCGCCCCGACGATCACGACGTCGTAGCGATGCTCCTGAATCCGGGATTCACTCATGCCTGCACCTCGCTGCGCTCGGCTCCGGCATGTGCGATGCACGCTGAGTCGATGATTCGTTCGCTGCGCTCACTCATGGAGGTGGCCTGTTCCTAACTGATGTTGGGGTCGAAGGTGAAGATGACGTAGGTGCCCACGCCCATGATCAGGATCATCGAGATGGCCAGCAGCGTGTTCAGCCAGAACCGGGTCGAGTCCTTGCGGGAGTAGTCCGCGATCACGGTGCGCAGCCCGTTGCCGCCGTGCAGTTGGGCGAGCCACAGCATGGTCAGGTCCCAGAACTGCCAGAACGGGCTGGACCAGCGACCGGCCACGAAGGCGAAGTTGAGGCGCTTCACGCCGCCGTCGAGCAGCAGCATGATCGACATGTGGCCGAGCACGAGCACGATAAGCAGCAGACCGGAGAAGCGCATGAACAGCCACGCGTACTTCTCGAAGTTGTTGCTCGAGCGGGCGCGCGGCGAGCGGGGCAGATCCAGACTGGCCGGACGGTCGTACGACTTCCCGATGACAGGTGCGGTCATTGTGTCAGTGCTCCGTGAACAGGTAGAAGAACTGGCGCCCGATCGCGGGAACCGCCAGCAGGAACCAGATCGCGAGGATGATCCAGAGCATCAGGCGCTGGTATTTCGGGCCCTTGGACCAGAAGTCCACCAGGATCACGCGGACGCCGTTGAGCGCGTGGAACAGCACGACGACGACAAGGCCCATCTCCATCAGCGCGACGATGGGGTTCTTGTAGATCTCGATCGCCTCGTTGTAGGTGTCGGGGCTGACCCGCACGAGCGCGGTGTCCAGGACATGGACGAAGAGGAAGAAGAAGATGGCGACGCCGGTGATCCGGTGCAGTGCCCACGACCACATTCCTGGGTCGCCTCGGTACAGCGTCTTCCGCTTCGGCTGGGCCGGAGCTTCAATCGTGGTCATAGCGTGCGGTCGCCTCCAACGTCGTTGATGGACCCGGTTGCAGGTCCGACGCAGGCCGCGTTGGGGGCGAATGCCCAGGTGGCTGCACTCCGACCCGCCGAAGGGAACCTGAACCGATCTGTTGTGGACTCTAATCCTCTCGCAATGCCGGAACTAATTCGGAGTGCCGTGCGTTGCGCGACAATCAGCCGGGTTAGGTTTACCTTTCTTGATGTGTGCAGGGTTCTGCCGTGGCCCTCGCGCGGCCATGTTCGGCTCAGCCCGAGAGGGGTTCCCGATGTCGCAAATCGAGTGGAATGTATTGCGTGACAACGCTATTCGAATTATGCGTCGCGCCTATGCGCCGTACTCGCGGTTTCCGGTCGGCGCCGCCGCTCTCTGTAGTGATGGCCGAATTGTGAGCGGTTGCAATGTGGAGAATGTCTCATATGGATTGGGCCTGTGTGCCGAATGTGTACTGATCGGTAACTTGATTGCGGGTGGTGGAGGGCGTCTTCTGGCGGTCTCCGTGACCGATTCCCGTGGGGAAATCCTCATGCCCTGTGGTCGGTGCCGTCAATTGCTCTATGAGCACGGTGGCGCCGAGGTTCTGGTCGATCACCAGGCCGGAGCGGTGCCGCTGCGCGCACTTCTTCCGGACGCCTTCGGCCCCGACGACCTGGACGCCGGGCAGGTGTGAGCCGAGACCCTCGGCAATCGCCTACGAGCGCCGCGTCGACGTCGTCATCGGTGGGCATGGTCAGGTCCGGGCCTGCGCGACCTCGGACGAATGACGCGGCGAAACTATCGGAAGCCGCCGACAAGAACCAGCGTTTGCGCAGCCTCGTGCCAGACTGACGAATGTGACGGCACTGGACGCGGTTTCGATCATCACAACCAAGCGCGACGGAGGGGAACTGTCCGACGCGCAGATCGACTGGGTGATCGACAGGTTCACCCGCGGCGAGGTCGCCGACGAGCAGATGTCGGCGCTGGCCATGGCGATCGTATGGCGGGGTATGACGCGGCGCGAGACAGCCGAGTGGACGGCCGCGATGATCGCCTCGGGGCAGCGCATGGACTTCACCGACCTACCGCGCCCGACGGTGGACAAACACTCGACAGGCGGGGTCGGCGACAAGATCACGCTTCCGCTGGCACCGCTGGTCGCCGCGTGTGGCGCCGCGGTGCCGCAGCTGTCGGGGCGCGGGCTCGGGCACACCGGAGGGACGCTGGACAAGCTGGAGGCGATTCCCGGTTGGCGGGCGGACGTGGCGGTGCCGCGGATGCGCGACATCCTGGCGGACCCCGGCATCGGCGCGGTGGTCTGTGCGGCAGGCGCGGATCTCGCACCGGCGGACAAGCGGCTCTATGCCCTGCGCG
The DNA window shown above is from Nocardia sp. NBC_01730 and carries:
- the sdhA gene encoding succinate dehydrogenase flavoprotein subunit; the protein is MSESRIQEHRYDVVIVGAGGAGMRAAIEAGPRVRTAVLTKLYPTRSHTGAAQGGMCAALANVEEDNWEWHTFDTVKGGDYLVDQDAAEIMAKEAIDAVLDLEKMGLPFNRTPEGKIDQRRFGGHTRDHGKAPVRRACYAADRTGHMILQTLYQNCVKHDVEFYNEFYVLDLVLTESERGPVATGVVAYELATGDIHVFHAKSIVFATGGSGRMYKTTSNAHTLTGDGMAIVFRKGLPLEDMEFHQFHPTGLAGLGILISEAVRGEGGILRNADGERFMERYAPTIKDLAPRDIVARSMVLEVLEGRGAGPNKDYVYIDVTHLGEDVLEEKLPDITEFSRTYLGVDPVKELVPVFPTCHYVMGGIPTRIRGEVLRNNSDVVPGLYAAGECACVSVHGANRLGTNSLLDINVFGRRAGIAAAEYAQRSEFVELPEQPAQMVQDWLAMLLSEHGNERVADIRTELQRSMDNNASVFRTEDTLKQALTDIHTLKERYARITVQDKGKRYNSDLLEAVELGFLLELAEVTVVGALNRKESRGGHAREDYPDRDDVNFMRHTMAYKEVEPGSPPELVSEIRLDFKPVVQTRYEPMERKY
- a CDS encoding succinate dehydrogenase hydrophobic membrane anchor subunit, which produces MTAPVIGKSYDRPASLDLPRSPRARSSNNFEKYAWLFMRFSGLLLIVLVLGHMSIMLLLDGGVKRLNFAFVAGRWSSPFWQFWDLTMLWLAQLHGGNGLRTVIADYSRKDSTRFWLNTLLAISMILIMGVGTYVIFTFDPNIS
- the sdhC gene encoding succinate dehydrogenase, cytochrome b556 subunit, which gives rise to MTTIEAPAQPKRKTLYRGDPGMWSWALHRITGVAIFFFLFVHVLDTALVRVSPDTYNEAIEIYKNPIVALMEMGLVVVVLFHALNGVRVILVDFWSKGPKYQRLMLWIILAIWFLLAVPAIGRQFFYLFTEH
- a CDS encoding cytidine deaminase yields the protein MSQIEWNVLRDNAIRIMRRAYAPYSRFPVGAAALCSDGRIVSGCNVENVSYGLGLCAECVLIGNLIAGGGGRLLAVSVTDSRGEILMPCGRCRQLLYEHGGAEVLVDHQAGAVPLRALLPDAFGPDDLDAGQV